The sequence below is a genomic window from Sorangiineae bacterium MSr12523.
GACCTCGGAGGCCGGTCGCGTGGTCTTCTCCAACCGCGCGGCGCGCGAGTACCTCGGTGGGGGCAAGCGGCTCGAGGAAAAGCGCTGGGACGATATTCTCGCGGCGTGCCCCAAGGCGCTGCGCGAAGGGCTGCTCGCCTCCGAGGACGTGCTTTTCAAGTCCCCCGACGAACAGGGCGACGAGACATTCCGCGCCACGCGGCGCTCGTTCCAGATCAACGCGCAGACGCACACGCTCTTCACCGTGGAGCGACTCACCCCGGAGCTTCGCCGCCGGGAGGTGGAGGTGTGGAAGAACGCGATCCGCGTGATCAACCACGAGTTGAACAACTCGCTGGCGCCGATTCAATCCTTGGTCCACTCCGGACGGCGTGTGCTGGAGCGTCCGCAGCATGCGGGGCGCCTGGTGGAGATCTTCCAGGCCGTCGAGGAGCGCGTGAAGCACTTGGCAGCGTTCCTGGATGCCTACGCGAAGGTCGCCAAGGTGCCGCGGCCGCAGCGCCAAGAGGTGGAGTGGGAGGAGTTCCTGGCGGAGGTGCAGCGCATCAGCCCCTTCCGGCTGGAGGGAAAGCCTCCGCACCGCACCGGATTTTTCGATCCGGGGCTCTTGCAGCAGGTGCTCATCAATCTGCTCAAGAATGCGCGCGAATCGGGCAGCGGTGCGGAAGAGGTGGCCGTGAGCCTCGATGGAACCCTCGACGGCGGCATCGTGCTGCGCGTGCTCGATCGCGGGCGCGGCATGGAGCCCGATGCCCTTTCGCAGGCGCACCTGCCGTTCTACACGTCCAAGCCCACGGGCACCGGGGTGGGGCTTGCACTCTGCAACGAAATCGTCGAGGCCCACGGCGGCCGGCTTCGGCTGGAAAATCGCAACGGCGGAGGGCTCGTGGCCACGTGCCGCTTGCCGGGCCGCGGGGTTATTTCGTCGCGCGAGCCTTGAAGGAGCGCACCAGCTCGGCGAAGCGTGAGCCCATGGGCGCACCTTCGGCGCGCCAGCGTGTCCGCAGTTCGCGGGCGGCGCGTACCCAGTGATCCTCGGGGAGGACCTGCTCGACGAGCTCGCGCACCAGGCGGGTGAGGGCAGGGGCTTGCCCCGACGACGAGATGGCCACCACGAACGGATCGCGCCGCACCACCGAGCTGGAAATCGCGGAGCCGTGCTTGGGATCGTCGACCGCGAGCACGAAGATGCGTCGGCGCTCGGCCTCCTGAAAGACGCGCTTGGCGACGCCGCGGGCGCCGGTGGCGGAGACGGCGAGCCACGCGCCCTCGAGATCGGCCTCGGTGAAGGCGCGCGCGTGGTGCGTGAGGGCGCCCTCCTTGGCGAGCGCGCGCAGCCGCTTGGTCGCCCGCGGGGCCACGAGGCGAACCCGGGCACCCGCCGAGACGAGGTCCTCGACTTTTTTCTCGGCCACCGAGCCGGCGCCGACGACGAGGACCTCGCGGTCCTGCACGTGAAGAAACAATGGATACAAGTTTCGCTCAGCCATGGCCGTCCTGCACGGTTACGGAGATGTTCGCGTCCGACAATCGCTGACGGGTGGTGGCAATGGCAAGCTCGCTCATATCGGACCCGACCGCACGCCGTCCCAGCGTCGCGGCCGCATGCAACGTGGTGCCCGACCCACAGAACGGATCGAGCACCAGCGACCCCTCCACGCTGGACGCGCGCACGATGCGCTCGAGCAACTTGAGCGGCTTTTGCGTGGGGTAGCCCGTGCTCTCCTTGCGCAGCGGCGTGTTGGCGACCATGGCCGGGCAGTCGCTCCATACGCTGCCCAGCGCGCGCCCTTGGTCCGCGTAATAGCGGTACGTCTTACCGCCCAAGGTGCGCTCGCGGAACGAGCGACCGTGTTCGTCGGTGTTCTTGAAGTGCATCGCGAGGCTGGTGGAGGCGAACGGCGCACGCAAGGCCGGATCGTGTGCATTCCACACGTATTCCTTGCCCCGCGTGTAGAGCAGGATCGTCTGATGGCTCATGCCCGGGCCGCGCCTCTTTTTGCTGCCGTTTCCCGGGATCCAGATGACCTCGCCCAAGAACGACGGGCGCCCGAAAACGCGATCGCACGCCACCTTGGCCTCGTGCACCGCGCGCTGATCGAGGTGAAGCCAGAGGGTGCCTTGGAGCGAGAGTACGCTGCGAACGCGATCGAGGCGCACTTCGAGCCACGCGAGGTACGCCTCCAAGGAAGGCCAGCGATCGTGGTAGGCAACCTCGCCCGATTCGCGGTTCAAGGTCGTTCCCGGCGCCTCGGCGCGCGCACGAAAGGTGACGCCGACGGCAAACGGAGGATCGAGGTACGCGAGGTCGACGCTTTCCTTGGCGACGTGTTGGCCGATGTCGAGGGCGTCGCCTCGTATGAGTCGGACCTGGCCCGGCTCGGCGTTGGCACAGGGCTCCATCATGGCGCGGCGGCTGCCGAGCGGGCGGGGACTCCGGCGGCTTGGAGCGGGCGACTCAACTCGGCGGCGAGCTCCGCGTCGCTCGCTTCGGCCGGCGGCGGCGGTGCATCCAGCGGCCCCTCGAGCCATGCGCGTACGGGGCCGAACGGCTCGCACCCGTGAGCGACTTCCTCGCTCGTGCACGTCGTGCGCACGTGGGTGTGGTCGTCGTGCAGACCGCCGGGGGAACGCGGCTGCCACATCACCTCGAAGGCGCGCGCAATGAGCTCGGGCGATTCGCCCGAGGCGCGCGCCCACTGAATGACCCGCGCTTTGACGTAACGGTGCACGAAGATCCACTGGATGTGCGCCTCCGGATCTTCGATCAACGCCTTCACCAGCAGCCACTCGCGCTCTTCGTCGAGGCGGTAAAAGCGTTTCTTCTTCTTGTCGAAAGCGAGGCCATCGGGGCCATATTGAATGAAGTTGGGGCTCGCCACCGGAACGCCGTCCAACGTCGTGGCGTAGAGCAGAAGGTCCGCATCGCGCCCATTGCGGTGGGAGAAATGCGGCATGAGCGTACCCCCTTTGGCCTTCGAGAGATCTCCGAAGACCAGGACGGCGCCGGGGCGCTGCTCCTCCACCTGCGCGGCCGCGCGCATCAGCGCCTTCGCGAAACGCGGTGTGGCGTAGTGGCGGTCGTTGTCGCGCAAAAACCGGTAGCCGGGGCCCTCCTCCGGGATCTCCATCGAGCCGGTGAGCACTCCGCGGTGGGTCATGCCGATGCTGCCCTCGAGCGCGGGGTAAAGAGGAGACGGCGCCCGCCCGCAGCCAACCAGCACCCACGCGAGCACACCGACACCGAGACTCCTCACCCAGAACAATGTAGCAGCTCTTTTCCCGCTCCCGCTCCCCCTCCCGCTCCCGATCTTCCTCAGCACCCTTCGGGAGCGGGAGCGGGATCGGGAGGGGGGAGAGAAAAATGTCACGCCGACTCGAGGAAGCCGGCGATGCGTGCCTCGACGGTGCGGACCGCGTCGGCCGTGGCGTACGATTCGGCGAGCTTCAACTTACCGTCGAGTCGGGTGAGGTAACCCTGGTCGACGAAGGACGAGAAGGCGTTTTCCATGAGCGGCGCGCTGATGGCCTCGCGTCGTTCGATTTCGCCGGCGAGGTAGAGCCGCTCGCCCACGGCGATGGCACGCTTGGTGAGGTCCTTCGGCGCGAGCGGACCTTTGAGCAGCGCCGCAAGTCCCCGGGCAGCCACCCGGTAGCCTTCGACGAAGTTTCGCAACATGCTCTTGTAGAGCATCACGCGCCTTCGTCCTTCGTCGCTGCCGAAGCGCACGAACATGCCCTCGCTGGCCAGCTCGCCGTCGGTGATCATCTCGGCCAAGGTCTCGTCGAAAATCTGGTCGAACGAGGCGTCGGCTCGGAACTGGAACTCGTACTTGAACAAGCGCGAGAGCGAGAGCACGCGCTGCTTGAGCCCTTCGCGGCTCGGCGGGCCACCCAGCAGGGCCGTGGCCACCATCGCGCGCGAGACGAAGAAGTGCACCAAGATGTTCTTCGCCAGATCGAGCGAGAGCCGCGCTTCGTCGGGCACCACGAAAATCGTGTCGGTCCCATGCCGCGCGAGCCCGAGTTGTTCGTCGGGGTGTACCTCGCGACCGGGCAGGCGCACGGTCACGTGCCCCGCGCGCACGAACAGTGCGCACGCCTCGCGGATGGCCTCCTCCGAGATGGCCACCTGCCCATTGCCGTTGCCGCGCCGGCTCGGAACGATGTGCGGTGGCGTGAGGTTCGCCGAAAAGCGCGCGCCGAAGCAGTGGAGGATGCGCGCCAGGCGGCGGCAGCTCTCGATCAACTCGGCCTGGGGCATGCCGCGCTTGTCGTGCGTGAGGAGCGCCGCGGCGACCAAGGCGCCGGCGGTCACCGCGGTCACGCGGTTGATCTCGTTCATCACGCGGTAGGCGACGCGCGTGACCACGGCCCTCCGTCGTGCGGGGCTGAGCGTTCCCGTCGAGGAGGGCGCCGCATCGCCGTTCTTGGCGCGATGGTGCTCTTCGTCTTCGCGCAGCACCGTTTCCAAGGACAGCGGCTCGCCGAATTGCACGCTGATGCGCCCGTAGCGCTGCAGGAGCACGCTGAAGGCCCCGAGGAAGCCGCGCATGTCCTCTTTTTGCTTTTCGCCGCCGGAGAGCTCGTGCACGTACGACTTTTCCTCGGGCACACGCTCGTAGCCAATCGAGATGGGGCAGAAGAAGATCTGCCGCGGTCGCACACCCAGCGCCGCATCCACGGCCAGCGAGAGCAATCCCACTTTCGGCGGGAGCAGCTTGCCCGTGCGCGAGCGGCCGCCCTCCATGAAAAACTCGAGCGAAAAGCCGTCGATGATCAACCGGCGGATGTACGCGTCGACCACCGCGCTGTAGAGCCGATCCCCCTTGAAATTGCGCCGGATGAAGAACGCACCCGCGCGCCGCAGGATGGGACCCACGGGGAAGAAGTTGAGATTCTCTCCCGCCGCGATGATCGGTAATTGCAAATGATGCGTATACAGAACGTACGCCAATACGATGTAGTCGATATGCGATTTGTGGCTCGGTAGCAAAACCACCGTGCCCTCGCGCATGGCCTTGCGCAGCCGCTCGATGCCCGGCTGATCGACCTCCAGGGCGCCGAACATGCGCGGCAAAAGCTGCTCGACGGTGACGTCGAGTGCCGCGATGGTGCCCATGTCCAGATCGGCCTCCATCTCGCGCAGCATGGACATCGCGCGCAGGGTGAGCACCTGCCGCTCCGCCTCGCCCGGGCCGGCCATGTCGTAGATGACCTTTTTCAGCTTGGGGCTGCGCACCACCTCTTCGCGCATGCGATCCGGTGGCTTCTTCGTCGGGCCGATGACCGAGCGGCGCTCGCGCTCGAGCCTTCGCAGCAGGGTGTACGTCATGCGCCGGACCAAGACGTCGTCCGAAACGGGGCCATGGCCATTCTGCGCGGCCGCCTCGTTGGCGAGGAACGCCTTCACGTCCACGGGCTCGCCCGCGCGCAGGGTGACGTTCTTGTAGTTCGAGAGGAACTGCGCCAACGTTCGCACTTTGCCGGGCCACTCACGCGGGCCCAGCACGGCGTCGACCATGTTGTGCTGCGCGGCGTCGGGCTGCTTGGACCAGACGAAGACCTGCGGCACCAGCAAAATGGGCCGCTCCGTTTCCCGCTGCATCTCGAACAAGGTGCGCATGTATGCGTCACCTTCGATTTGACCGCGCCCGCTGCTTCGCGTGGAGGCGCGTGCCACCAGCGAGGGCGGTCGCTTGAGAAAGAGCGCGGCCGACGAGCCGTCGCGGATCACGCGGCGCAGATCGCGCGCGTCTTCCTCGTCTTTGCGGCGGCCGAGGGCGCTCAGCCAGCCGCGGCCCATGGGCTCGAGCACCCAGAGGCCGAGATCGTTGGCGAAGCGAACCTGGGGCAGGTGAAGGCGCTTGATGAGATGGTCGAGCGCGAGGAAGTCCAAAAAGGACAGATTGCGCAGCACGTAGACCACCGTGCCGCGCCGATCGGCCTCGCGGACCGCAGCGGCCCATGCCTCGTCGACCTCGATGTGGTCGAAGAACCGATGATAGAGCCAGCCAAGTAGGGCATTCGGCTCGTACGCAACGAGGGGACGCTCGCTCAAGACAGTGCGCCTTTCTTCGCTTCGATCTTTAGCCGCCGAAGGACTTCTTCATGACTTCGACGATGCGCTTGGACGCGTCCGGCGTAAGGCCGACCTTGGCGCCGAAGGGCCACGCGAAGCCGAATGTGCGTACCTGATTGCACGAGAGCGACACCAGGATATCCGCAGGCGGCTGATTGATTTGACCAATCGAGACGCCAAATTCGGCGTACATGCAATTTTCCCGCGGCGTATCGAAGTTCTTTTCGGTGCCGAAGATGCTGAGCACCTCTTCGTGCAGGCTCTTCGTTCCAATGTTCATCGATCCGAGAATGCGGAAGTCGTGGAAGCGAGGAACGTTCTGCTGCGGGGGCGGGGCGGCGGCGCCTCCCGGCAAGAGACCGGGCGGCAGGAGGCCCGGCGGCAATAGCGCGGCACCCGCGCTCACCCACGATTGAATTTGCGGCGGCAGTTGGAATCCGGTGGGCGCGTTCGGCGTGGCGGCCGCGGGGGGCTCGAAGTTCTGGAGGCGGAATGCGGTTATCGGCGCCTGCTCCATCTTGTCGAAAGGTTGGGCGAGGCTCGGGCCACACCCCTCGGCGCAGGCAAGCATGAGGAACATGGCAGATGCTTTCGTCCAGCGCGACCGAACAAGCGAAACGATCATTGTAGCCTCCTCGTATAAATAAGGGCTGCGCGTCACGATAGACGAGGTAGGCTGCCGTCCGCCATGGCCTTTACCTTCAAGAAGATCGACCACGTGGGCGTTTGTGTCGCAGACATCGACCAAGCGGCCGAGAACTACCTCTCGGCGTTGGGGCTCGTGGCGGTCGACCGGGAGCTGGTCGCGTCCCAGAAGACGGACGTGTGCTTTTTACGCTTCCCAGATGGAGGGGGCGACGCCAGCGTGGAGCTCATCAGTCCGCAAGGTAACGATGGCCTGGAGAAATTTCTGACCAAACGAGGGGCCGGACTCCATCACGTCGCGTTCGAGGTCGAGGACATCGTGCAGGCACTGGCGGAGCTCAAAGAGAAAGGGGTCGCTCTCATCGATGAGACCCCCCGCATCGGCGCCCGAGGTCACAAGGTCGCGTTCATCC
It includes:
- the mce gene encoding methylmalonyl-CoA epimerase, giving the protein MAFTFKKIDHVGVCVADIDQAAENYLSALGLVAVDRELVASQKTDVCFLRFPDGGGDASVELISPQGNDGLEKFLTKRGAGLHHVAFEVEDIVQALAELKEKGVALIDETPRIGARGHKVAFIHPKAMGGVLVELVQH
- a CDS encoding site-specific DNA-methyltransferase, translating into MMEPCANAEPGQVRLIRGDALDIGQHVAKESVDLAYLDPPFAVGVTFRARAEAPGTTLNRESGEVAYHDRWPSLEAYLAWLEVRLDRVRSVLSLQGTLWLHLDQRAVHEAKVACDRVFGRPSFLGEVIWIPGNGSKKRRGPGMSHQTILLYTRGKEYVWNAHDPALRAPFASTSLAMHFKNTDEHGRSFRERTLGGKTYRYYADQGRALGSVWSDCPAMVANTPLRKESTGYPTQKPLKLLERIVRASSVEGSLVLDPFCGSGTTLHAAATLGRRAVGSDMSELAIATTRQRLSDANISVTVQDGHG
- a CDS encoding penicillin-insensitive murein endopeptidase, with protein sequence MRSLGVGVLAWVLVGCGRAPSPLYPALEGSIGMTHRGVLTGSMEIPEEGPGYRFLRDNDRHYATPRFAKALMRAAAQVEEQRPGAVLVFGDLSKAKGGTLMPHFSHRNGRDADLLLYATTLDGVPVASPNFIQYGPDGLAFDKKKKRFYRLDEEREWLLVKALIEDPEAHIQWIFVHRYVKARVIQWARASGESPELIARAFEVMWQPRSPGGLHDDHTHVRTTCTSEEVAHGCEPFGPVRAWLEGPLDAPPPPAEASDAELAAELSRPLQAAGVPARSAAAAP
- a CDS encoding ATP-binding protein, with amino-acid sequence MSLSSRFTTIALTGVAVTAMVAAYVARRWPQSNLVLWAPFAAGGLFTLVAMGTAAGSVRRTLTALADGVRGFQASDFSLRLAVDRDDEIGELLRLYNKLADAMREERREVFQRELLLDTLLQGAPVATILTSEAGRVVFSNRAAREYLGGGKRLEEKRWDDILAACPKALREGLLASEDVLFKSPDEQGDETFRATRRSFQINAQTHTLFTVERLTPELRRREVEVWKNAIRVINHELNNSLAPIQSLVHSGRRVLERPQHAGRLVEIFQAVEERVKHLAAFLDAYAKVAKVPRPQRQEVEWEEFLAEVQRISPFRLEGKPPHRTGFFDPGLLQQVLINLLKNARESGSGAEEVAVSLDGTLDGGIVLRVLDRGRGMEPDALSQAHLPFYTSKPTGTGVGLALCNEIVEAHGGRLRLENRNGGGLVATCRLPGRGVISSREP
- a CDS encoding 1-acyl-sn-glycerol-3-phosphate acyltransferase; protein product: MSERPLVAYEPNALLGWLYHRFFDHIEVDEAWAAAVREADRRGTVVYVLRNLSFLDFLALDHLIKRLHLPQVRFANDLGLWVLEPMGRGWLSALGRRKDEEDARDLRRVIRDGSSAALFLKRPPSLVARASTRSSGRGQIEGDAYMRTLFEMQRETERPILLVPQVFVWSKQPDAAQHNMVDAVLGPREWPGKVRTLAQFLSNYKNVTLRAGEPVDVKAFLANEAAAQNGHGPVSDDVLVRRMTYTLLRRLERERRSVIGPTKKPPDRMREEVVRSPKLKKVIYDMAGPGEAERQVLTLRAMSMLREMEADLDMGTIAALDVTVEQLLPRMFGALEVDQPGIERLRKAMREGTVVLLPSHKSHIDYIVLAYVLYTHHLQLPIIAAGENLNFFPVGPILRRAGAFFIRRNFKGDRLYSAVVDAYIRRLIIDGFSLEFFMEGGRSRTGKLLPPKVGLLSLAVDAALGVRPRQIFFCPISIGYERVPEEKSYVHELSGGEKQKEDMRGFLGAFSVLLQRYGRISVQFGEPLSLETVLREDEEHHRAKNGDAAPSSTGTLSPARRRAVVTRVAYRVMNEINRVTAVTAGALVAAALLTHDKRGMPQAELIESCRRLARILHCFGARFSANLTPPHIVPSRRGNGNGQVAISEEAIREACALFVRAGHVTVRLPGREVHPDEQLGLARHGTDTIFVVPDEARLSLDLAKNILVHFFVSRAMVATALLGGPPSREGLKQRVLSLSRLFKYEFQFRADASFDQIFDETLAEMITDGELASEGMFVRFGSDEGRRRVMLYKSMLRNFVEGYRVAARGLAALLKGPLAPKDLTKRAIAVGERLYLAGEIERREAISAPLMENAFSSFVDQGYLTRLDGKLKLAESYATADAVRTVEARIAGFLESA
- a CDS encoding bifunctional precorrin-2 dehydrogenase/sirohydrochlorin ferrochelatase, which codes for MAERNLYPLFLHVQDREVLVVGAGSVAEKKVEDLVSAGARVRLVAPRATKRLRALAKEGALTHHARAFTEADLEGAWLAVSATGARGVAKRVFQEAERRRIFVLAVDDPKHGSAISSSVVRRDPFVVAISSSGQAPALTRLVRELVEQVLPEDHWVRAARELRTRWRAEGAPMGSRFAELVRSFKARATK